The Bradyrhizobium oligotrophicum S58 genome contains the following window.
AGGCAACGGTGGCCAGAAAGCCCGGCGCACCGGGGAGATCGCGAAGCAGCCGTGAAAACCATCGCACGGGGAATGCCGGGTGTTTTCGGCTGAACCTGTGGTTCCTGCCGCCTGCATTTTTTTCGCAGGCGGGCCATGGGTGCGGCCAGCGCCCGGCATTCCCCGTGCCCTCTGCTCAGAGAGGGCAGGTCCATCGGAAAAGCTCGGACGCGAAACGCGCCGCGAGATGGTGACCGCATGTCTCACCGGCATCAGCAAAAGTCTTACCGCCTCAACACAACCCTCACCATCGTCATTGCGAGCGAAGCGAAGCAATCCAGGGCCGCGCCCGCGACTCTGGATTGCTTCGTCGCTTCGCTCCTCGCAATGACGGGGAGAGACCGGGACTCAAAACACCGCGTGGTCACCGCGCTCCGCCTCCGCCTCGCCGCGGATCAGCTTGGCGTAGTAGTCGAACAGCGTCTCCGAGCCCGTCGACGGCGTGGCGTCGGCATCGTAGCGGCCGGTGGCGGGGTTGAGCACCAGCATGGATTCGATGGCGTAGTAGCGGCCGATGCGGGCGAGCTCCGCCTTGTCGGCGAGCGAGGGCACGATCCGCCTGGCCAGATCGAGCCCGCCGATGATGGCGTCGAGCAGCGCCACCGGGACGTGCCGGAATTGCGGCTTGCGTCCCAGCAGCGCGAACAGATGCTCGCCCTGTTCGATCGGCGTAATGGCCGGCCCTGGACCGCCGATCGGCAGCACCTTATTCCAGCGGCTTTCATCATCGAGGCACCCGGCCAGATAGCCGCCGAGATCGTCGTCGCTGATCGGCTTGCACGCCGTCAGGCGGCCGTTGCCGAACACGAGAAATGGTCGGCCTTGCCTGACGCGCTCGACCTGCCCCGACAGCGATTTGAAGAACGCCGTGGGCCGGATGATGGAATAGGTCAAGCCTGCCGCAATCAGCTGCGCCTCGAACGCCAGCTTGGCCTGTTGAAAGGCGAGCAGCGGCTTCTGCACGCAGATGGCGGAGAGCAAGACGAAATGACTCACTCCGGCATTTCGCGCCGCCTCGAGCACGTTCACGTGGGCCTGGTAGTCGATCGCCTGGGCATCCCTGGGCACCCCGGTCCGCGAGGCCATGCAGGACATGACGGCGTCGAAATGCTCGTCGCAAAAGCCGTCGCGCGCGAGCGAGGTGGGATCGGTGACGTCACCCGTCCTGATGGTCACATGCGGGACCTTCACAGCGTCATGGCGTGGCCGACCGAAGCAGACCACCTCGTGCCCGCACGCGACCAGTGCACGAGCTGTGGCACGGCCAATGGTTCCTGTCGCACCGAGCATGAAGACGCGGCGGGGACGACGCACGGCGGCGGCAGAGTCAAGTGGCGACATCATCGCACCGGCTCACTCCGCCGCGCGCGGGGTCTTCTCCAGGATCAACGTGTGGATACCGCAGGTGCCGCTATAGAGGCTCATCACCCGCGTGCCCGGCTTGCGGCCGGCGCGGGGCTCGGACACCTGCAGGCCGGCGGCCAGCAACCGTGCGCGCGTCGCATCGATGTCGGCCACCCGCCAGCTCAGGCCCCAGAGCTTGTCGTGCGCCTTGTCGTTGCCGGCGACCGGACGCTTCACCACTTCGACGATCAGGTCGCCGCAGCGGAAGAACATCAGCTGCCCCCATTCCTGATGGGTGCGGTCGAGCGCCATGTCGAGGCCGAGCCGTGCGCCATAGAGCGCGGCCGCGCGTTCCGGATCTTCGGTGGAGACAACGACGTGGTCGAGGCCAAGAACGGCGGAGTCGGCGGTCTTTTCGGAAGGCGGGCGCCGCTCGGCCAGCTCCAGGAAGAACATGCGCACGCCACGGGTCAGGTCGGTCATGGCGCGCGTACGCTTCCAGTGCAGCGTCCGGCCCGAAACACGATCGGTGTTCTCGACCTCGGTGATCGGGTCCGGCTTCAGCGCCACGCGCTCCAGCCTACGATGCATCCTGGCGATATCGTTGGTGGCGAAGCAGATGCTGGCGAGCCCCTCGCCCCAGATCTTGATGACGTTGCGGATACGGTCGGCAGCGGGGCTGGCGCCGGCCGGGGCCATTAGCTCCAGGGTCATGTTGTCCAGCGTGAAGAGGACGCGGTCGGCGCCCTCCCCCGAATTCTGCCAGGACGGCTTGCGCGCGAGCAGCGCCTCGAAGGCGGCGGTGCCTGCGGCGACGTCCTCGATCAGGACGACGACGTGGTCGAGCCCGGTGATCACGGAAACAGCCCCCGCGAGTTCTTGGCGGCGCGCACCTTTTCCACCCCGATCGCCATCGCCGCGGTCCGGTGCGAGATGTCGTCGGCCTTGGCGCGCGTCACCATCCGCTCGAAGGCGCGATCGAGGATCTGGTACTCGCGCCGCATCACCTCCTCTTCTTCCCAGAACAGCTGCTGCAGGTCCTGCACCCATTCGAAGTAGCTGACGACGACGCCACCGGAGTTGCAGAGAATGTCGGGAATGAGAAAGATCTCCTTGCGGCGCTGGTCGAGCACCAGGTCGGCATCCGGCGTGGTCGGGCCGTTGGCGGCCTCGGCAATGACGCGGCACTTCAGATGCGCGGCCACCTTGGCATCGATCACACGCTCGACCGCCGCAGGCACCAGGATGTCGCAGGCCAAGGTCAGGATCTGGTGCGGATCGAAGGCGAGCTCGGTGGAGAAGCCGGCAATGCTGCCGGTCCTGGTCGCGTGCTCCATCAGCGCCGGGATATCGAGGCCACGGGGATCGTGGAGCGCGCCAGTATGATCGCTGACCGCAATCACCTTCATGCCCATCTGGTGGAAGCCCAGCGCGGCGTAGGAGCCGACATTGCCGAAGCCCTGCACCACGGCCGTGGACTTGGTCGGGTCGATCCCGAGCTCGTCCATGACCCGGCGCGAGACGTGGGCAACGCCGCGTCCGGTCGCCTCGCGGCGGCCGAGCGTGCCCCCGGAGAACACCGGCTTGCCGGTGACGATCTCCATCACCGTCTGGCCCTGGTACATGGAATACGTATCCATGAACCACGCCATGACCTGCTCGTTGGTGCCCATGTCGGGCGCCATCACGTCGGTGTGCGGGCCGACGAAGGGAATCATTTCCTGCATGTAGCGCCGCGACAGCGATTCGAGCTCGCGCCGGGACAGTTTGGACAGATCGACGTTGATGCCGCCCTTGGCGCCGCCATAGGGCAGGCCCACCAGGGCGCACTTCCAGCTCATCCAGATCGCGAGCGCCGCGACCTCGCCGATGTCGACCGTCGGCGCGAAGCGCGTGCCGCCCTTGGTCGGCCCCATCGTCAGCAGATGCTGAACCCGGTAGCCTTCGTAAACCGCAATCGTACCGTCGTCGCGATGGATCGGACACGAGACGGTGATCGCCCGCTTGGGCAGGAGCAAACGGTCGCGTTCGTCGCCTGGGATACCAAGATGATCGGCGATCACATTGAATTGGTTGGCGGCCATTTCGAACACCGGACCCGCATAGACAGTCATCTTCCACTCCCGAATCTGCTCCTGCAGGCCGGCAACCATAGCGCGACCGAAGAGGCGGCGGCAGGGGGCTGGCGGTTGCACCGGGCCGATCTCAACCACCATGGTGACGATTTTACGAAGAATTTCAGCGTTGATCCGCCTCGACCGCTTGCTAATCTGCGGTGCCGGGGCCGCGATCACCCCTTAGTGAGATAGAAATACCCATGCAGGCCCTTTTCATCGGACAGACCTACATCGACGTCACGTTCATCACCGACCACATGCCGACCGGGGATGAGAAGCACGTCGCATCCGACTACGCCGTCTCGTTCGGCGGCAATGCGGTGACTGCGGCATTTTGCTGCGCCAAGCTCGGCATCGTGCCGGACCTGATCGCGACGATCGCGAACGACTGGCTTGGCCGCATGTTCCAGGACATGACGGCGAAGTACGGCATCTCCGTGCATCCCCGGAAGGTCAATGCTTCGTCGCTGTCCTTCATCATGCCGAAGGATGGCAAGCGCGCCATCGTGCGCTGCCGCGACGATGCGCATATCCACCCGTTCCCGCTGCTCAACCTCGGAAATTGCCGGGCGCTTCATGTCGACGGCCACCAGCCCGACGCCGCAATCCATTATGCCAAGCTGTGCCGCGAGGCCGGCATCCTGACCTCGCTCGACGGCGGCGGCCTGCGCACCAATACGCACGATCTCCTGGAATACATCGACGTCGCGATCGTCGCCGAGCGCCTCTGCGAGCAGATGGACCTGACGCCGGAGAAGATGCTCGACTACCTCAAGAGCCGCGGCTGCCGCATCGGCGGCGTCACCCAGGGCGAGAAGGGCCTGCTGTGGTACGATGAGCTCGGCGCGGTGCATACGCTGCCGGCCTATCCGATCCCGCGCGAGCGTGTGATCGACACCAACGGCGCCGGCGACGTCTTCCACGGCGCCTATGTCTATTCCTACCTCGCCAATCCCGCGAAGAGCTGGAAGGAGCATTTCGAGTTCGCGCGCGCGGCCTCGACGTTCAAGATCCAGAAGCTCGGCAACGAGGCCGGCCTGCCGACGCTCGCCGACATCGATCTGGTGAGGCAGGAATTCGAGGCCCGCGTCTAGCGGCGCGTGAGGGAGACGTCATATGGGCCGTGTCATCGTCGCCGGCAGCATCAACATGGATGTGGTGGCGACGGCCGAGCGGCATCCGCGCATCGGCGAGACCGTCGCCGGGCAGTCGGTGATGTACTTCCCGGGCGGCAAGGGTGCCAACCAGGCGGTATCAGCGGCCAAGCTGGGCGTGCCGACAGCGCTGATCGGCCGGCTCGGCCGTGACGGATTCGGCGCGCAGTTGCGGGCCTTCCTCGCCGATCAGGGCATCGATCTCGCTGCCGTAAAAGAGAGCACCAGCGCATCAACCGGGACGGCGATCATTACGCTGGCGAAGGCCGACAACACCATCGTGGTGATCCCGGGCGCCAATGCCGAGCTGGGCGCCGAGGATTTGGCGCAGGTTGCCCTGGCAGCGGGAGACGTGGCCGTCAGCCAGTTCGAGATTCCGCAAGCGACGATCGCGGCGTTCTTCCAACGCGCGAAGGCCGTCGGCGCGACCACGATTCTCAACCCGGCCCCTGCCAGCGCGTTCGACAGCGGGCTGTTTGCGCTGATCGACGTCCTCGTGCTCAACGAGACCGAGCTCGGCTTTCTGGCCGACATCGAGCTCGGCGATGCCCCCTCGCTGCAGCAGGTGAAGGACGCGGTTCGGGCGCTCAAGCCCAATTCCGACCAGACGGTCTGCGTCACACTCGGCGCGCGCGGCGCGGTTGCCGTCAGCGATGGCGAGGCCAGGCTGGTCGAAGGCCGCGCCGTCAAGGCCGTCGACACCACCGGCGCCGGCGACTGCTTCGTCGGCGCGCTCGCCGCAAGGCTGTCGCAGGGCGCGCCGATGGCCGAGGCGATCGGCTATGCCAATCTGGCCGCCTCGATCTCGGTGCAGCGGATGGGCGCCGGCCCGTCGATGCCTTCGGCCGAGGAGGTGCGCGCGCTGCTCTAGGCGAGAGCGCTCTTCAGATCGAAGCTCGGATCAGCGGCCTTGTCTGCGTCGATCGTGCCGCCCGCCCCGAGCAGCTTGCGGCCGAACATGTGGTCGCCGGCCTTGTTGACGGATTCGATGCCGACCAGCCGGCCCTCCTTGTAACAGAATGCGGAGAACGCCTTTTGCGCCGGGTCACCGCGCAGCACGACCTGGTCATAGCCCGTGGTGAGCCCCGCAATCTGGAGCTTGTCGTTGGCCTGATCGCTCCAGAACCACGGCTGGCCGTCATAAGGCTTGGCGTCGCCGGTGAGGCGCGCCGCGACGCAGCGGGCGTGGTCGGTGGCGTTCTGCACCGATTCCAGCCGCAAGGTGCCGCCGAAGCGCTGGCTGGAAAACAGCGCGCAGTCGCCGATCGCCGAGATGTGCGGATCGCCGGTCAGCAGATATTCGTCGACGACGATGCCCGCGCCGACCTGCAATCCAGCCTCGGCCGCAAGCTCGACATTCGGCAGCACGCCGACGCCGACCACGATCAGATCTGCCGGGATGTGCCGGCCGTCGCTCAGGCTGACGCCGGTGACCTTGTTGCCGTCGGCCTCGATGCTGGTCGCCTGCACGCCGAGATGGATGCGCACGCCGGCATCGGCATGCTGCTTCTGGAAGTAGTCGGAAATCTCGGCCGTCACCGCCCGCGCCATCACCCGCGTGCCGAGCTCGAGCACGTCGACCTCGAGGCCCTTGATGCGCGCGGTGGCCGCGAATTCGAGCCCGATGAAGCCGGCGCCGATCACGACCACGCGCCTGGCATCGCCGAGCAGGGTCCTGAGCGCTTCGCTGTCGTCGAGGATGCGCAAGTAACGGACGGCGGGGAGACTGGCGTTGGGAATGTCGAGCAGGCGATTGCGGGCACCGGTCGCGAGCACGAGGTGCCCATAGTCGAGTGCCTTGCCGGAGGCGAGCAGCACCTTGCGCGCGTCGCGCTGAACCGAGATGACACGGTCGTAGACGAGGTCAATGCTCTGGTCGGCATAGAATTTCTGCGGCCGGAACATCAAGGTCTCGGGACCGCCGGTGCCCTTCAGATACGCCTTCGACAGCGGCGGACGCTGGTACGGCAGATGCGACTCGTCGTTGATCAGATGGATGGGATCGGCAAAGCCTGCCTGACGCAGCGAGGCGGCGAGCTGAAAGCCCGCATGCCCCGCACCAACGATCACAACCGGTCCCTTCGTCACTGCTCCCTGCCCCATTCTGTCATTTGTCCATGCAGCGGAACCGGGTTGTGGCAGACTTCCCCGGCATTGTCACCGGTCCCGGTGTGCAGTTTAAATGCGGCAACAACCACATCCCGGGAGGAATGAATGTCGGACGCAACAGCGGAACCTGCCCGTCTGGGCATTGACGGTCCGATCGCGACCATCACGCTCCACCGTCCGGCGGCGTTCAATGCCATCGACCTCGCCATCGCCAAGCGGCTGGAGCAGCTCGCCGCCCAGGTCGAAGCCGACGAGACCATCCGGGTGCTGATCCTGAAGGGCGAAGGCCGCGCGTTCTGCGCCGGCGGCGATCTGCAGACGATCGGCGCTGCGGCCGAAGCCGGCACCATCACTCCCGTGGTCAGCGAGCTGCTGCACCACTATCACGCCTTCATCGCGCGCCTGCGGCGCATGCCCAAGATCGTGCTGGCCAGCGTGCACGGCTCCGCCGCCGGCGCCGGCCTGTCGCTGGCCTTCGCCGCCGACCTCTGTATCGCCGCCGAGGAAGCGCGATTCACGCCGGCCTATTCCAAGCTTGGTGTCTCGCCGGATGGCGGTGGTACGATCGGAGTGGTCGCCAGCGTCGGCGTCAGGCGCGCACTGCAGATCTTTCTGGCCGAGGACAGCTTTACGGCCGCGCAGGCCTATGAATGGGGCCTCGTCACCAAGGTCGTCCCCGCCTCCGAGCTTGCCGCGGCCACCCAGACGCTCGCGCAGCGTTTGGCGCAGAACATGCCGGCCGGGATCTCCGCAACCAAGGCGCTGATCCATCGCGCCCCGACCAGCTCGGTCGAGGATCAGCTCGCGGCCGAACGCGACGCGATCATCAATTGCATGCATACCGACGAATTCGTGACCGCGACACGGAAGTTCACCCGCAAGGACAGATAGAGGATTTGCCTCACTCAATTCGGGCAAATGTAACCGGTCCCGGCTGGCGACTTGAAGCAGCCGACCGACTCCGGAATGACGTGCTTGGGCAGCCACAGCACGACGCTGGGGAAATAGATCGTGAAGGTGATGGTGATCAGGAACACGACATAGATCGGCAGCGCCGCACGCAATGCCTTGCCGAAACTGACGCCGACGAATTTCGACGCCATCAACAGCACCAGCCCATAGGGCGGCGTGATCAGGCCGAACGCGAGCGTGGCGATCAGCACCACGCCCATGTGCACGCCGTTGATATCGCCGGCCTGCGTCAGCGCGTTGACCAGCGGCATGAAGATGATGATGGTCGGCACCGGCTCGATGAAATCGCCGATCACGGTGAACAGCAGCACCATCAACAGCATGATCAGGTGCGGATCATTGCCGGCGATCGAGGTGATCCAGTCGGTGATGAAGATCGCACCGCGCAGATAGGCCAGCATCCAGCCGAACGCATTGGCGGCGCCGATGGTGATCAGCGGCAGCGAGAAGATCAGTCCCGCCAAGCAGAAATCGTAAGGGATCTTCTTGAGGTGACCGCGGTTGAGCGCCGGGATGACAACCAGGATGATCCAGGCCACCGCGACCACGCCGGCCTCGGTCGGCGTAAACCAGCCGGTCAGGATGCCGCCGAGCAGGATCACCGGGATCATCAGCGGCAGCGCCGCATCTGCGCCCGCGAACATTACTTGCCGGAGCGGCGCGCGCGGCTTGCGCAGCCCGGAGGGACCGAAGAAGTAGCAATAGATCATCAGTCCGAAGCCGATCATGAAGCCCGGCACCACGCCGGCCATGAACAGACCGGCGATCGAGACATTGCCCACGGCGCCGTAGACGACCGCGGTGATGCTCGGCGGCACCAGCGCCGCAATGGTCGAGGCGGCCGCAATGATGGCTGCGATGAACGCCGGCTCATACCCTTCCCGCCGCATCGGTCCGCCGAGCGCGCGACTCATGACCGCGACATCGGCGGTGGTCGATCCCGACATTTCCGAGAAGAACATGCTGAACACGACGACGACCTGCGACAGCCCACCCCGGATATGCCCGACCAGCGACACCGACAGGTTGGCGATCCGAACCACGACATTGGCGGAGCTCATGAGCTCGCCGACCAGCAGAAAGAACGGGATCGCAAGCAGCGCCTCAGAATCCACGCCATCGAAGATCTTCTGCACGATCGCTGCGAGCGAGACGTCGGCGAGGAAGGCGCCGACGAACACGCCTGCCAGCAGCGAAAACGGCACGGGCACGCCGAGATAGCCGAACGACAGGAAGCAGATGGACATCAGCGCGAGGATGATTGGAGGGCTCACGTCCGATCGCTCCGACCAGCGCTGGTGTGCGGCGGCGGAATCACAGCCTCGTGTTCCGGTAACTCCGGATGATCGAAGCCATTGGCGATGCCATTGACCAGCTGCTCAACGGCAAAGAGCGCGATCAGCACGCCGGAAAGCGGAATGATGATGTAGAGCGAGGCGATCGGCGTACCCGAGGGCAGCCGAAAGCTGCCGAAGCCACGGAGAAAGTTCAGGTACCCGTACCAGACCAGGCACAGCGCGACCCCGAGCACGACGAGACGCAACACGATCTCGACGACGAGGCGCGGCATGCCATGCATGGATTCGGCGATCGCGGTCAGGTACAGGTGATCGTTGCGGCGCGTCGCAACCGCAGCGCCGACGAAGATCGCATAGACGAACAGGCTGGACGTGACCTCCTGCAGCCACAGCCAGGGATGGCCGATGGTGCGCGTGACGATGTCGGCGGTTACCGACATCGAGAAGCCGAAGCACAGCGCGCCGCACAGCATCATCAGCACCAGCTCGAGCGGGTCGAGCTGGCGCCACTTCAGATGACGCTGCCGTTGCAGCACGAGCTTGTCGGCGATGGACATCGGCTTACTCGTCGTTCCCGATCACGCTCCCTCGTCTTCGCAGACGCCGGGAGCCAAACTGCGGAGCTTCTCGTTGCAATGGCTCAATTGATCGCACGGATCAGGTTCTTGATCTTTTCGGCGTGCGGGCCGAGCTCCTTCGCAAGCTTGTCGAGATAGGGATCGGCGATCGTGGTGAAGCTCTTCTTGTCGACGTCCTCGACGATCTTGACGCCGAGCGATTTGAGCTTGGTGGCCGCCGTTCGTTCCAGCTCGAATGCCTTCGCCGGCTCCTTCGCGCTGATTTCGGCAGCCGCCGCCAGCACCCATTGCCGCTGCTCGGCCGACAGGCTCTGCCAGAGCTTGTCGCTGATGAAGACCAGGGCATTGTTGGCCTCATGCTCCGTAAGCGACAGCACCGGCGCCACCTCGTAGTGTTTGTTGACGAGATAGACATTGATGCTGTTTTCCGCAGCCTCGACCACGCCGGTCTGCAGCGAAGTGTAGACGCTGCCGAACGGCATATGCACGGTCTGTGCGCCATAGGCCGGGAACATCGTGTCCTCGGTCGCGGTGGCCTGGACGCGGATCTTCATGGCCTTGATATCGTCGACCTTGTGGATCTCCTTCTTGCTGTAGATGTGGCGTACGCCCTGAGAGCCCGTGCCGATCACGTGAAGGCCCTGCGTGGTCTCGTCGATCATGGTCCTGATCGCCTCGAACACCTGCGGATCGGCCAGCCCCTTGATCACATGAGCTTCATTGCGGAACAGGAAGTGCAGCGACATCACGCCCGCCTGGGGCGAAATCGTCGCTGTGTTGGCGGAGGAGACGATCGCGAAGTCGACATCGCCTGCCTTGACCAGTTGCAGGATCTGCGGCTCCTGCCCGAGCTGCGCGCCCGGATACTGGTCGATGAGCATGCTGCCCTTGCTCAGCTCCTTGAGCTTGTCGGCAAACAGGTCTCCGGCGATGGAATAGCCGGTGTTCCGGGGTTGATCGTAGGCGAAGCGATAATGCTTGACGTCCTGCGCGCTCGCAGCTGCGGCAGAAGCGATCGCAACTGCGAACGCCCACGCACTAATGAGCTTGCTACGACCTCTCACGAGCCCCTCCCCGAGTTATGATTTTCGGGGATCATCCCACCGGCCGCGTCGGATTGTCAATTGAGGACGCCCCGCCACTCGCGGCGCCGCCCATCGCTACCGATGATGGGTAAGTAGCTCAGCCCTTGCCCCTGCGGCGCATGAAGTCGAAATCGCAGCCGTCATCAGCCTGCAGAATGGTCTCATGAAACAGATGGGCGTAGCCGCGCTCGGCCCATTCCGGCGTCGGCTGCTGTTGCAGCGCGGCACGGCGTTTCGCCAGCTCAGCGTCGTCCACCAGCAGATCGATACTGCGTTTGGCGACATCGAGCCGGATCATGTCTCCGGTCCGCACCAGCGCGAGCGGGCCGCCGACCGCTGACTCAGGGGTGATGTGCAGAACGATCGTGCCGAACGCCGTGCCGCTCATCCGCGCATCAGAGATGCGCACCATGTCCTTGGTGCCGCCGCGAGCGAGCTTCTTCGGGATCGGCAGATAACCTGCTTCCGGCATGCCCGGCGCGCCCTTCGGGCCAGCATTGCGCAGCACCAGGACGTCGTCGGCGGAGACGTCGAGATCGGGATCATCGACCCGCAAGGTCATGTCCTCGATCGACTCGAACACGACGGCGCGGCCGGTGTGCTGCAGCAGCTTGGGGCTCGCAGCCGAGTGCTTGATGACGGCGCCGCGTGGAGCGAGATTGCCCCGAAGCACCGCGAGCCCGCCTTCGGGCTTGATCGCGTCCTTGCGCGCGCGGATCACGTCCTGGCCCGGCACGTCCTCGGCTGCGGCCACGATCTCGCGCAGCGACTGGCCGGTGATCGACCGGCAGTCGAGGTCGATGAGATCGCCGAGTTGCTTCATCAACTTCGGCACGCCGCCGGCATGGTGGAAATGCTCCATGTAGTGATCGCCGGACGGCTTGAGGTCGACGAGCACCGGCACCTCACGACCGATCTCGTCGAAGGCATCGAGGTCGATCGCATGCGGCGTACGTCCGGCGATCGCGGTGAGGTGAACGAGACCATTGGTCGAGCCGCCGATCGCCTGCAGCACCACCTGCGCATTGCGGAACGCGGCCGGCGTCAACAGCTCGCTTGGCTTCGGCCCTTTCGCGTTGGCCATTTCGGCCGCCACCCGGCCGCTCGCTTCGGCCGAGCGGAAACGCTCCGCATGCGGCGCGGGGATCGTCGCACTCATCGGCAGCGACAGGCCGAGCGCCTCGGTGATGCAGGCCATCGTCGAGGCCGTTCCCATCACCATACAGGTGCCGACCGACGGCGCCAGCCGGCCGTTGACCGCCTCGATCTCGCTATCGTCCATCTCGCCGGCGCGATACTTCGCCCACAGCCTGCGACAGTCGGTACAGGCGCCGAGCACCTCGCCTTTGTGATGCCCGACCACCATGGGGCCCACGGGAATGACGACCGTCGGCAGATCGGCCGACACTGCTGCCATGATCTGCGCCGGCAAGGTCTTGTCACAGCCGCCGATGACAACCACGGCATCCATCGGCTGCGCCCGGATCATTTCCTCGGTTTCCATCGCCATCAGGTTGCGCAGATACATCGAGGTCGGATGCGCAAAGCTCTCGGCGATCGAGATGGTCGGAAACACGAACGGCATCGCGCCCGACAGCATGACGCCGCGCTTCACTGCCTCCAGGATCTGCGGCACGTTGCCGTGGCAGGGATTGTAGTCGCTGTAGGTGTT
Protein-coding sequences here:
- a CDS encoding NAD(P)H-binding protein; protein product: MLGATGTIGRATARALVACGHEVVCFGRPRHDAVKVPHVTIRTGDVTDPTSLARDGFCDEHFDAVMSCMASRTGVPRDAQAIDYQAHVNVLEAARNAGVSHFVLLSAICVQKPLLAFQQAKLAFEAQLIAAGLTYSIIRPTAFFKSLSGQVERVRQGRPFLVFGNGRLTACKPISDDDLGGYLAGCLDDESRWNKVLPIGGPGPAITPIEQGEHLFALLGRKPQFRHVPVALLDAIIGGLDLARRIVPSLADKAELARIGRYYAIESMLVLNPATGRYDADATPSTGSETLFDYYAKLIRGEAEAERGDHAVF
- a CDS encoding VOC family protein gives rise to the protein MITGLDHVVVLIEDVAAGTAAFEALLARKPSWQNSGEGADRVLFTLDNMTLELMAPAGASPAADRIRNVIKIWGEGLASICFATNDIARMHRRLERVALKPDPITEVENTDRVSGRTLHWKRTRAMTDLTRGVRMFFLELAERRPPSEKTADSAVLGLDHVVVSTEDPERAAALYGARLGLDMALDRTHQEWGQLMFFRCGDLIVEVVKRPVAGNDKAHDKLWGLSWRVADIDATRARLLAAGLQVSEPRAGRKPGTRVMSLYSGTCGIHTLILEKTPRAAE
- a CDS encoding Glu/Leu/Phe/Val family dehydrogenase, yielding MTVYAGPVFEMAANQFNVIADHLGIPGDERDRLLLPKRAITVSCPIHRDDGTIAVYEGYRVQHLLTMGPTKGGTRFAPTVDIGEVAALAIWMSWKCALVGLPYGGAKGGINVDLSKLSRRELESLSRRYMQEMIPFVGPHTDVMAPDMGTNEQVMAWFMDTYSMYQGQTVMEIVTGKPVFSGGTLGRREATGRGVAHVSRRVMDELGIDPTKSTAVVQGFGNVGSYAALGFHQMGMKVIAVSDHTGALHDPRGLDIPALMEHATRTGSIAGFSTELAFDPHQILTLACDILVPAAVERVIDAKVAAHLKCRVIAEAANGPTTPDADLVLDQRRKEIFLIPDILCNSGGVVVSYFEWVQDLQQLFWEEEEVMRREYQILDRAFERMVTRAKADDISHRTAAMAIGVEKVRAAKNSRGLFP
- a CDS encoding sugar kinase encodes the protein MQALFIGQTYIDVTFITDHMPTGDEKHVASDYAVSFGGNAVTAAFCCAKLGIVPDLIATIANDWLGRMFQDMTAKYGISVHPRKVNASSLSFIMPKDGKRAIVRCRDDAHIHPFPLLNLGNCRALHVDGHQPDAAIHYAKLCREAGILTSLDGGGLRTNTHDLLEYIDVAIVAERLCEQMDLTPEKMLDYLKSRGCRIGGVTQGEKGLLWYDELGAVHTLPAYPIPRERVIDTNGAGDVFHGAYVYSYLANPAKSWKEHFEFARAASTFKIQKLGNEAGLPTLADIDLVRQEFEARV
- a CDS encoding ribokinase yields the protein MGRVIVAGSINMDVVATAERHPRIGETVAGQSVMYFPGGKGANQAVSAAKLGVPTALIGRLGRDGFGAQLRAFLADQGIDLAAVKESTSASTGTAIITLAKADNTIVVIPGANAELGAEDLAQVALAAGDVAVSQFEIPQATIAAFFQRAKAVGATTILNPAPASAFDSGLFALIDVLVLNETELGFLADIELGDAPSLQQVKDAVRALKPNSDQTVCVTLGARGAVAVSDGEARLVEGRAVKAVDTTGAGDCFVGALAARLSQGAPMAEAIGYANLAASISVQRMGAGPSMPSAEEVRALL
- a CDS encoding NAD(P)/FAD-dependent oxidoreductase, whose protein sequence is MGQGAVTKGPVVIVGAGHAGFQLAASLRQAGFADPIHLINDESHLPYQRPPLSKAYLKGTGGPETLMFRPQKFYADQSIDLVYDRVISVQRDARKVLLASGKALDYGHLVLATGARNRLLDIPNASLPAVRYLRILDDSEALRTLLGDARRVVVIGAGFIGLEFAATARIKGLEVDVLELGTRVMARAVTAEISDYFQKQHADAGVRIHLGVQATSIEADGNKVTGVSLSDGRHIPADLIVVGVGVLPNVELAAEAGLQVGAGIVVDEYLLTGDPHISAIGDCALFSSQRFGGTLRLESVQNATDHARCVAARLTGDAKPYDGQPWFWSDQANDKLQIAGLTTGYDQVVLRGDPAQKAFSAFCYKEGRLVGIESVNKAGDHMFGRKLLGAGGTIDADKAADPSFDLKSALA
- a CDS encoding enoyl-CoA hydratase/isomerase family protein is translated as MSDATAEPARLGIDGPIATITLHRPAAFNAIDLAIAKRLEQLAAQVEADETIRVLILKGEGRAFCAGGDLQTIGAAAEAGTITPVVSELLHHYHAFIARLRRMPKIVLASVHGSAAGAGLSLAFAADLCIAAEEARFTPAYSKLGVSPDGGGTIGVVASVGVRRALQIFLAEDSFTAAQAYEWGLVTKVVPASELAAATQTLAQRLAQNMPAGISATKALIHRAPTSSVEDQLAAERDAIINCMHTDEFVTATRKFTRKDR
- a CDS encoding TRAP transporter large permease, yielding MSPPIILALMSICFLSFGYLGVPVPFSLLAGVFVGAFLADVSLAAIVQKIFDGVDSEALLAIPFFLLVGELMSSANVVVRIANLSVSLVGHIRGGLSQVVVVFSMFFSEMSGSTTADVAVMSRALGGPMRREGYEPAFIAAIIAAASTIAALVPPSITAVVYGAVGNVSIAGLFMAGVVPGFMIGFGLMIYCYFFGPSGLRKPRAPLRQVMFAGADAALPLMIPVILLGGILTGWFTPTEAGVVAVAWIILVVIPALNRGHLKKIPYDFCLAGLIFSLPLITIGAANAFGWMLAYLRGAIFITDWITSIAGNDPHLIMLLMVLLFTVIGDFIEPVPTIIIFMPLVNALTQAGDINGVHMGVVLIATLAFGLITPPYGLVLLMASKFVGVSFGKALRAALPIYVVFLITITFTIYFPSVVLWLPKHVIPESVGCFKSPAGTGYICPN
- a CDS encoding TRAP transporter small permease; translation: MSIADKLVLQRQRHLKWRQLDPLELVLMMLCGALCFGFSMSVTADIVTRTIGHPWLWLQEVTSSLFVYAIFVGAAVATRRNDHLYLTAIAESMHGMPRLVVEIVLRLVVLGVALCLVWYGYLNFLRGFGSFRLPSGTPIASLYIIIPLSGVLIALFAVEQLVNGIANGFDHPELPEHEAVIPPPHTSAGRSDRT